Proteins found in one Carassius auratus strain Wakin chromosome 12, ASM336829v1, whole genome shotgun sequence genomic segment:
- the exoc7 gene encoding exocyst complex component 7 isoform X2 gives MIPTEDASARKREIEDKLQQEQETLSFIRESLEKSDQLTKGMVSILSSFESRLMQLENSIIPVHKQTENLQRLQENVDKTLSCMDHVISYYHVAKDTDKIIREGPAGRLDEYLACIAKIQKAVEYFQDNNPDSPELNTVKARFEKGKELLEAEFRSLLTRYSKPVPPVLILDAIGGDEDMEVQEDVTLEHLPEAVLQDIICISAWLLEYGRNQDFMNVYFQVRSSQLDRSIKGLKEHFRKNSASSAIHSPAVQTKRKETPTKKPPKRPGTIRKAQNLLKQYSQHGLDGKKGSNLTPLEGFDHDLRGVKHLSDDKHGAAAGKDDVLDIEIDSYIHCISAFVKLAQSEYALLTEIIPEHHQKKTFDSLIQEALDNLMLEGDNIVSAARRAIMRHDYSAVLTIFPILRHLKQTKPDFDATLQGTAASTKNKLPALITSMESIGAKALEEFADSIKNDPDKEYNMPKDGTVHELTSNAILFLQQLLDFQETAGAMLASQVLGDTYNIPLDPRESSSSASSYSSEFSRRLLSTYIYKVLGNLQLNLSNKAKVYEDPALRAVFLHNNYNYILKSLEKSELIQLVAVTHKKVESSYRELIEQEIQNYQRSWLRVTEHLTERNIPAFQPGTKLKDKERQIIKDKFKGFNDGLEELCKIQQGWAVPDKEQRDAIRQAEKRVVSEAYRAFLHRCANISFTKNPEKYHRYSPEQVEDMIDRLFDTSA, from the exons ATGATCCCAACCGAAGACGCGTCCGCTCGGAAGCGGGAGATCGAGGACAAACTCCAGCAG GAGCAAGAAACTCTGTCTTTTATTCGTGAAAGCCTGGAGAAGAGTGATCAGCTCACTAAAGGAATG GTGTCCATCCTGTCCTCGTTCGAGAGCCGTCTGATGCAGCTGGAGAACTCCATCATCCCGGTCCATAAGCAGACGGAGAACCTGCAGCGACTGCAGGAGAACGTGGATAAAACCCTCTCCTGCATGGATCACGTCATCAGTTATTATCACGTGGCCAAAGACACCGACAAGATCATCCGGGAAGG GCCTGCAGGTCGTCTGGATGAGTATCTGGCCTGCATCGCAAAGATCCAGAAAGCCGTGGAGTATTTTCAGGACAACAATCCCGACAGTCCCGAGCTCAACACAGTG AAAGCACGCTTCGAGAAGGGGAAGGAGCTGCTGGAGGCGGAGTTTCGCAGCCTTCTGACCCGCTACAGCAAGCCAGTGCCGCCCGTCCTCATCCTGGACGCCATCGGAGGAGACGAGGACATGGAGGTGCAGGAGGACGTGACCCTGGAGCACCTGCCCGAAGCCGTCCTGCAGGACATCATCTGCATCTCTGCCTGGCTGCTGGAGTACGGACGCAACCAAG ACTTCATGAACGTGTATTTCCAGGTCCGGTCCAGTCAGCTGGATCGCTCCATTAAGGGTCTAAAGGAGCATTTCCGTAAGAACAGCGCCAGCTCTGCCATCCACTCGCCCGCCGTTCAGACCAAACGCAAGGAGACGCCCACCAAGAAGCCTCCCAAACGACCAG GCACGATCCGTAAGGCTCAGAATCTGCTCAAACAGTACTCTCAGCATGGCCTGGATGGAAAAAAGGGTTCTAACCTCACTCCTCTAGAAG GTTTCGATCATGACCTGCGAGGGGTTAAGCACCTGTCTGACGACAAGCATGGCGCGGCTGCAG ggaaGGATGACGTGTTGGACATCGAGATCGATTCGTACATCCACTGCATCAGTGCGTTTGTGAAGCTGGCTCAGAGCGAATACGCTTTACTGACCGAGATCATCCCAGAACATCACCAGAAGAAGACCTTCGACTCACTCATCCAG GAAGCGCTGGATAATCTGATGCTGGAGGGTGATAACATCGTCTCTGCGGCGCGGCGAGCCATCATGAGACACGATTACTCCGCTGTGCTGACCATCTTCCCCATCCTGCGCCATCTCAAGCAGACCAAGCCAGACTTTGACGCCACGCTACAG GGAACGGCTGCCAGCACCAAGAACAAGCTCCCAGCTCTCATCACTTCTATGGAGAGCATCGGAGCCAAAGCGCTGGAGGAGTTCGCCGACAGCATTAAG AACGATCCAGATAAAGAGTACAACATGCCGAAAGACGGAACCGTCCACGAGCTCACCAGCAAT GCAATCCTGTTCCTGCAGCAGCTGCTGGACTTCCAGGAAACAGCCGGAGCGATGCTGGCCTCTCAGG TACTCGGGGACACTTACAATATTCCTTTAGACCCCCGAG AGAGCAGCTCGTCCGCCAGCAGCTACAGTTCAGAGTTCAGCAGGAGACTCCTGAGCACATACAtct ataaAGTCCTGGGTAACCTGCAGCTGAATCTGTCAAACAAAGCTAAAGTGTATGAAGATCCGGCCCTGCGCGCCGTCTTCCTTCACAACAACTACAACTACATCCTCAAATCCCTGGAGAA GTCGGAGCTGATTCAGCTGGTCGCTGTGACACATAAGAAGGTGGAGAGTTCGTACAGAGAGCTGATCGAGCAGGAGATCCAGAATTACCAGCGCAG CTGGCTGAGGGTCACCGAGCATCTGACAGAGAGAAACATCCCAGCATTCCAGCCTGGAACCAAA CTCAAAGACAAGGAGCGACAGATCATCAAGGACAAGTTCAAG ggtttTAATGACGGTCTGGAGGAGCTGTGTAAGATCCAGCAGGGCTGGGCGGTTCCTGATAAAGAGCAGCGGGATGCCATCCGTCAGGCTGAGAAGAGAGTGGTTTCAGAGGCGTACAGAGCCTTCCTTCACCG ATGCGCAAACATCTCCTTCACCAAGAACCCAGAGAAGTACCACCGCTACTCTCCGGAGCAGGTGGAGGACATGATTGACAGGCTCTTTGACACCTCAGCTTAG
- the exoc7 gene encoding exocyst complex component 7 isoform X13, producing MIPTEDASARKREIEDKLQQEQETLSFIRESLEKSDQLTKGMVSILSSFESRLMQLENSIIPVHKQTENLQRLQENVDKTLSCMDHVISYYHVAKDTDKIIREGPAGRLDEYLACIAKIQKAVEYFQDNNPDSPELNTVKARFEKGKELLEAEFRSLLTRYSKPVPPVLILDAIGGDEDMEVQEDVTLEHLPEAVLQDIICISAWLLEYGRNQDFMNVYFQVRSSQLDRSIKGLKEHFRKNSASSAIHSPAVQTKRKETPTKKPPKRPGKDDVLDIEIDSYIHCISAFVKLAQSEYALLTEIIPEHHQKKTFDSLIQEALDNLMLEGDNIVSAARRAIMRHDYSAVLTIFPILRHLKQTKPDFDATLQGTAASTKNKLPALITSMESIGAKALEEFADSIKNDPDKEYNMPKDGTVHELTSNAILFLQQLLDFQETAGAMLASQESSSSASSYSSEFSRRLLSTYIYKVLGNLQLNLSNKAKVYEDPALRAVFLHNNYNYILKSLEKSELIQLVAVTHKKVESSYRELIEQEIQNYQRSWLRVTEHLTERNIPAFQPGTKLKDKERQIIKDKFKGFNDGLEELCKIQQGWAVPDKEQRDAIRQAEKRVVSEAYRAFLHRCANISFTKNPEKYHRYSPEQVEDMIDRLFDTSA from the exons ATGATCCCAACCGAAGACGCGTCCGCTCGGAAGCGGGAGATCGAGGACAAACTCCAGCAG GAGCAAGAAACTCTGTCTTTTATTCGTGAAAGCCTGGAGAAGAGTGATCAGCTCACTAAAGGAATG GTGTCCATCCTGTCCTCGTTCGAGAGCCGTCTGATGCAGCTGGAGAACTCCATCATCCCGGTCCATAAGCAGACGGAGAACCTGCAGCGACTGCAGGAGAACGTGGATAAAACCCTCTCCTGCATGGATCACGTCATCAGTTATTATCACGTGGCCAAAGACACCGACAAGATCATCCGGGAAGG GCCTGCAGGTCGTCTGGATGAGTATCTGGCCTGCATCGCAAAGATCCAGAAAGCCGTGGAGTATTTTCAGGACAACAATCCCGACAGTCCCGAGCTCAACACAGTG AAAGCACGCTTCGAGAAGGGGAAGGAGCTGCTGGAGGCGGAGTTTCGCAGCCTTCTGACCCGCTACAGCAAGCCAGTGCCGCCCGTCCTCATCCTGGACGCCATCGGAGGAGACGAGGACATGGAGGTGCAGGAGGACGTGACCCTGGAGCACCTGCCCGAAGCCGTCCTGCAGGACATCATCTGCATCTCTGCCTGGCTGCTGGAGTACGGACGCAACCAAG ACTTCATGAACGTGTATTTCCAGGTCCGGTCCAGTCAGCTGGATCGCTCCATTAAGGGTCTAAAGGAGCATTTCCGTAAGAACAGCGCCAGCTCTGCCATCCACTCGCCCGCCGTTCAGACCAAACGCAAGGAGACGCCCACCAAGAAGCCTCCCAAACGACCAG ggaaGGATGACGTGTTGGACATCGAGATCGATTCGTACATCCACTGCATCAGTGCGTTTGTGAAGCTGGCTCAGAGCGAATACGCTTTACTGACCGAGATCATCCCAGAACATCACCAGAAGAAGACCTTCGACTCACTCATCCAG GAAGCGCTGGATAATCTGATGCTGGAGGGTGATAACATCGTCTCTGCGGCGCGGCGAGCCATCATGAGACACGATTACTCCGCTGTGCTGACCATCTTCCCCATCCTGCGCCATCTCAAGCAGACCAAGCCAGACTTTGACGCCACGCTACAG GGAACGGCTGCCAGCACCAAGAACAAGCTCCCAGCTCTCATCACTTCTATGGAGAGCATCGGAGCCAAAGCGCTGGAGGAGTTCGCCGACAGCATTAAG AACGATCCAGATAAAGAGTACAACATGCCGAAAGACGGAACCGTCCACGAGCTCACCAGCAAT GCAATCCTGTTCCTGCAGCAGCTGCTGGACTTCCAGGAAACAGCCGGAGCGATGCTGGCCTCTCAGG AGAGCAGCTCGTCCGCCAGCAGCTACAGTTCAGAGTTCAGCAGGAGACTCCTGAGCACATACAtct ataaAGTCCTGGGTAACCTGCAGCTGAATCTGTCAAACAAAGCTAAAGTGTATGAAGATCCGGCCCTGCGCGCCGTCTTCCTTCACAACAACTACAACTACATCCTCAAATCCCTGGAGAA GTCGGAGCTGATTCAGCTGGTCGCTGTGACACATAAGAAGGTGGAGAGTTCGTACAGAGAGCTGATCGAGCAGGAGATCCAGAATTACCAGCGCAG CTGGCTGAGGGTCACCGAGCATCTGACAGAGAGAAACATCCCAGCATTCCAGCCTGGAACCAAA CTCAAAGACAAGGAGCGACAGATCATCAAGGACAAGTTCAAG ggtttTAATGACGGTCTGGAGGAGCTGTGTAAGATCCAGCAGGGCTGGGCGGTTCCTGATAAAGAGCAGCGGGATGCCATCCGTCAGGCTGAGAAGAGAGTGGTTTCAGAGGCGTACAGAGCCTTCCTTCACCG ATGCGCAAACATCTCCTTCACCAAGAACCCAGAGAAGTACCACCGCTACTCTCCGGAGCAGGTGGAGGACATGATTGACAGGCTCTTTGACACCTCAGCTTAG
- the exoc7 gene encoding exocyst complex component 7 isoform X1, with amino-acid sequence MIPTEDASARKREIEDKLQQEQETLSFIRESLEKSDQLTKGMVSILSSFESRLMQLENSIIPVHKQTENLQRLQENVDKTLSCMDHVISYYHVAKDTDKIIREGPAGRLDEYLACIAKIQKAVEYFQDNNPDSPELNTVKARFEKGKELLEAEFRSLLTRYSKPVPPVLILDAIGGDEDMEVQEDVTLEHLPEAVLQDIICISAWLLEYGRNQDFMNVYFQVRSSQLDRSIKGLKEHFRKNSASSAIHSPAVQTKRKETPTKKPPKRPVYIPGTIRKAQNLLKQYSQHGLDGKKGSNLTPLEGFDHDLRGVKHLSDDKHGAAAGKDDVLDIEIDSYIHCISAFVKLAQSEYALLTEIIPEHHQKKTFDSLIQEALDNLMLEGDNIVSAARRAIMRHDYSAVLTIFPILRHLKQTKPDFDATLQGTAASTKNKLPALITSMESIGAKALEEFADSIKNDPDKEYNMPKDGTVHELTSNAILFLQQLLDFQETAGAMLASQVLGDTYNIPLDPRESSSSASSYSSEFSRRLLSTYIYKVLGNLQLNLSNKAKVYEDPALRAVFLHNNYNYILKSLEKSELIQLVAVTHKKVESSYRELIEQEIQNYQRSWLRVTEHLTERNIPAFQPGTKLKDKERQIIKDKFKGFNDGLEELCKIQQGWAVPDKEQRDAIRQAEKRVVSEAYRAFLHRCANISFTKNPEKYHRYSPEQVEDMIDRLFDTSA; translated from the exons ATGATCCCAACCGAAGACGCGTCCGCTCGGAAGCGGGAGATCGAGGACAAACTCCAGCAG GAGCAAGAAACTCTGTCTTTTATTCGTGAAAGCCTGGAGAAGAGTGATCAGCTCACTAAAGGAATG GTGTCCATCCTGTCCTCGTTCGAGAGCCGTCTGATGCAGCTGGAGAACTCCATCATCCCGGTCCATAAGCAGACGGAGAACCTGCAGCGACTGCAGGAGAACGTGGATAAAACCCTCTCCTGCATGGATCACGTCATCAGTTATTATCACGTGGCCAAAGACACCGACAAGATCATCCGGGAAGG GCCTGCAGGTCGTCTGGATGAGTATCTGGCCTGCATCGCAAAGATCCAGAAAGCCGTGGAGTATTTTCAGGACAACAATCCCGACAGTCCCGAGCTCAACACAGTG AAAGCACGCTTCGAGAAGGGGAAGGAGCTGCTGGAGGCGGAGTTTCGCAGCCTTCTGACCCGCTACAGCAAGCCAGTGCCGCCCGTCCTCATCCTGGACGCCATCGGAGGAGACGAGGACATGGAGGTGCAGGAGGACGTGACCCTGGAGCACCTGCCCGAAGCCGTCCTGCAGGACATCATCTGCATCTCTGCCTGGCTGCTGGAGTACGGACGCAACCAAG ACTTCATGAACGTGTATTTCCAGGTCCGGTCCAGTCAGCTGGATCGCTCCATTAAGGGTCTAAAGGAGCATTTCCGTAAGAACAGCGCCAGCTCTGCCATCCACTCGCCCGCCGTTCAGACCAAACGCAAGGAGACGCCCACCAAGAAGCCTCCCAAACGACCAG TCTACATCCCAG GCACGATCCGTAAGGCTCAGAATCTGCTCAAACAGTACTCTCAGCATGGCCTGGATGGAAAAAAGGGTTCTAACCTCACTCCTCTAGAAG GTTTCGATCATGACCTGCGAGGGGTTAAGCACCTGTCTGACGACAAGCATGGCGCGGCTGCAG ggaaGGATGACGTGTTGGACATCGAGATCGATTCGTACATCCACTGCATCAGTGCGTTTGTGAAGCTGGCTCAGAGCGAATACGCTTTACTGACCGAGATCATCCCAGAACATCACCAGAAGAAGACCTTCGACTCACTCATCCAG GAAGCGCTGGATAATCTGATGCTGGAGGGTGATAACATCGTCTCTGCGGCGCGGCGAGCCATCATGAGACACGATTACTCCGCTGTGCTGACCATCTTCCCCATCCTGCGCCATCTCAAGCAGACCAAGCCAGACTTTGACGCCACGCTACAG GGAACGGCTGCCAGCACCAAGAACAAGCTCCCAGCTCTCATCACTTCTATGGAGAGCATCGGAGCCAAAGCGCTGGAGGAGTTCGCCGACAGCATTAAG AACGATCCAGATAAAGAGTACAACATGCCGAAAGACGGAACCGTCCACGAGCTCACCAGCAAT GCAATCCTGTTCCTGCAGCAGCTGCTGGACTTCCAGGAAACAGCCGGAGCGATGCTGGCCTCTCAGG TACTCGGGGACACTTACAATATTCCTTTAGACCCCCGAG AGAGCAGCTCGTCCGCCAGCAGCTACAGTTCAGAGTTCAGCAGGAGACTCCTGAGCACATACAtct ataaAGTCCTGGGTAACCTGCAGCTGAATCTGTCAAACAAAGCTAAAGTGTATGAAGATCCGGCCCTGCGCGCCGTCTTCCTTCACAACAACTACAACTACATCCTCAAATCCCTGGAGAA GTCGGAGCTGATTCAGCTGGTCGCTGTGACACATAAGAAGGTGGAGAGTTCGTACAGAGAGCTGATCGAGCAGGAGATCCAGAATTACCAGCGCAG CTGGCTGAGGGTCACCGAGCATCTGACAGAGAGAAACATCCCAGCATTCCAGCCTGGAACCAAA CTCAAAGACAAGGAGCGACAGATCATCAAGGACAAGTTCAAG ggtttTAATGACGGTCTGGAGGAGCTGTGTAAGATCCAGCAGGGCTGGGCGGTTCCTGATAAAGAGCAGCGGGATGCCATCCGTCAGGCTGAGAAGAGAGTGGTTTCAGAGGCGTACAGAGCCTTCCTTCACCG ATGCGCAAACATCTCCTTCACCAAGAACCCAGAGAAGTACCACCGCTACTCTCCGGAGCAGGTGGAGGACATGATTGACAGGCTCTTTGACACCTCAGCTTAG
- the exoc7 gene encoding exocyst complex component 7 isoform X8: MIPTEDASARKREIEDKLQQEQETLSFIRESLEKSDQLTKGMVSILSSFESRLMQLENSIIPVHKQTENLQRLQENVDKTLSCMDHVISYYHVAKDTDKIIREGPAGRLDEYLACIAKIQKAVEYFQDNNPDSPELNTVKARFEKGKELLEAEFRSLLTRYSKPVPPVLILDAIGGDEDMEVQEDVTLEHLPEAVLQDIICISAWLLEYGRNQDFMNVYFQVRSSQLDRSIKGLKEHFRKNSASSAIHSPAVQTKRKETPTKKPPKRPVYIPGTIRKAQNLLKQYSQHGLDGKKGSNLTPLEGKDDVLDIEIDSYIHCISAFVKLAQSEYALLTEIIPEHHQKKTFDSLIQEALDNLMLEGDNIVSAARRAIMRHDYSAVLTIFPILRHLKQTKPDFDATLQGTAASTKNKLPALITSMESIGAKALEEFADSIKNDPDKEYNMPKDGTVHELTSNAILFLQQLLDFQETAGAMLASQESSSSASSYSSEFSRRLLSTYIYKVLGNLQLNLSNKAKVYEDPALRAVFLHNNYNYILKSLEKSELIQLVAVTHKKVESSYRELIEQEIQNYQRSWLRVTEHLTERNIPAFQPGTKLKDKERQIIKDKFKGFNDGLEELCKIQQGWAVPDKEQRDAIRQAEKRVVSEAYRAFLHRCANISFTKNPEKYHRYSPEQVEDMIDRLFDTSA, from the exons ATGATCCCAACCGAAGACGCGTCCGCTCGGAAGCGGGAGATCGAGGACAAACTCCAGCAG GAGCAAGAAACTCTGTCTTTTATTCGTGAAAGCCTGGAGAAGAGTGATCAGCTCACTAAAGGAATG GTGTCCATCCTGTCCTCGTTCGAGAGCCGTCTGATGCAGCTGGAGAACTCCATCATCCCGGTCCATAAGCAGACGGAGAACCTGCAGCGACTGCAGGAGAACGTGGATAAAACCCTCTCCTGCATGGATCACGTCATCAGTTATTATCACGTGGCCAAAGACACCGACAAGATCATCCGGGAAGG GCCTGCAGGTCGTCTGGATGAGTATCTGGCCTGCATCGCAAAGATCCAGAAAGCCGTGGAGTATTTTCAGGACAACAATCCCGACAGTCCCGAGCTCAACACAGTG AAAGCACGCTTCGAGAAGGGGAAGGAGCTGCTGGAGGCGGAGTTTCGCAGCCTTCTGACCCGCTACAGCAAGCCAGTGCCGCCCGTCCTCATCCTGGACGCCATCGGAGGAGACGAGGACATGGAGGTGCAGGAGGACGTGACCCTGGAGCACCTGCCCGAAGCCGTCCTGCAGGACATCATCTGCATCTCTGCCTGGCTGCTGGAGTACGGACGCAACCAAG ACTTCATGAACGTGTATTTCCAGGTCCGGTCCAGTCAGCTGGATCGCTCCATTAAGGGTCTAAAGGAGCATTTCCGTAAGAACAGCGCCAGCTCTGCCATCCACTCGCCCGCCGTTCAGACCAAACGCAAGGAGACGCCCACCAAGAAGCCTCCCAAACGACCAG TCTACATCCCAG GCACGATCCGTAAGGCTCAGAATCTGCTCAAACAGTACTCTCAGCATGGCCTGGATGGAAAAAAGGGTTCTAACCTCACTCCTCTAGAAG ggaaGGATGACGTGTTGGACATCGAGATCGATTCGTACATCCACTGCATCAGTGCGTTTGTGAAGCTGGCTCAGAGCGAATACGCTTTACTGACCGAGATCATCCCAGAACATCACCAGAAGAAGACCTTCGACTCACTCATCCAG GAAGCGCTGGATAATCTGATGCTGGAGGGTGATAACATCGTCTCTGCGGCGCGGCGAGCCATCATGAGACACGATTACTCCGCTGTGCTGACCATCTTCCCCATCCTGCGCCATCTCAAGCAGACCAAGCCAGACTTTGACGCCACGCTACAG GGAACGGCTGCCAGCACCAAGAACAAGCTCCCAGCTCTCATCACTTCTATGGAGAGCATCGGAGCCAAAGCGCTGGAGGAGTTCGCCGACAGCATTAAG AACGATCCAGATAAAGAGTACAACATGCCGAAAGACGGAACCGTCCACGAGCTCACCAGCAAT GCAATCCTGTTCCTGCAGCAGCTGCTGGACTTCCAGGAAACAGCCGGAGCGATGCTGGCCTCTCAGG AGAGCAGCTCGTCCGCCAGCAGCTACAGTTCAGAGTTCAGCAGGAGACTCCTGAGCACATACAtct ataaAGTCCTGGGTAACCTGCAGCTGAATCTGTCAAACAAAGCTAAAGTGTATGAAGATCCGGCCCTGCGCGCCGTCTTCCTTCACAACAACTACAACTACATCCTCAAATCCCTGGAGAA GTCGGAGCTGATTCAGCTGGTCGCTGTGACACATAAGAAGGTGGAGAGTTCGTACAGAGAGCTGATCGAGCAGGAGATCCAGAATTACCAGCGCAG CTGGCTGAGGGTCACCGAGCATCTGACAGAGAGAAACATCCCAGCATTCCAGCCTGGAACCAAA CTCAAAGACAAGGAGCGACAGATCATCAAGGACAAGTTCAAG ggtttTAATGACGGTCTGGAGGAGCTGTGTAAGATCCAGCAGGGCTGGGCGGTTCCTGATAAAGAGCAGCGGGATGCCATCCGTCAGGCTGAGAAGAGAGTGGTTTCAGAGGCGTACAGAGCCTTCCTTCACCG ATGCGCAAACATCTCCTTCACCAAGAACCCAGAGAAGTACCACCGCTACTCTCCGGAGCAGGTGGAGGACATGATTGACAGGCTCTTTGACACCTCAGCTTAG
- the exoc7 gene encoding exocyst complex component 7 isoform X7 yields the protein MIPTEDASARKREIEDKLQQEQETLSFIRESLEKSDQLTKGMVSILSSFESRLMQLENSIIPVHKQTENLQRLQENVDKTLSCMDHVISYYHVAKDTDKIIREGPAGRLDEYLACIAKIQKAVEYFQDNNPDSPELNTVKARFEKGKELLEAEFRSLLTRYSKPVPPVLILDAIGGDEDMEVQEDVTLEHLPEAVLQDIICISAWLLEYGRNQDFMNVYFQVRSSQLDRSIKGLKEHFRKNSASSAIHSPAVQTKRKETPTKKPPKRPVYIPGFDHDLRGVKHLSDDKHGAAAGKDDVLDIEIDSYIHCISAFVKLAQSEYALLTEIIPEHHQKKTFDSLIQEALDNLMLEGDNIVSAARRAIMRHDYSAVLTIFPILRHLKQTKPDFDATLQGTAASTKNKLPALITSMESIGAKALEEFADSIKNDPDKEYNMPKDGTVHELTSNAILFLQQLLDFQETAGAMLASQVLGDTYNIPLDPRESSSSASSYSSEFSRRLLSTYIYKVLGNLQLNLSNKAKVYEDPALRAVFLHNNYNYILKSLEKSELIQLVAVTHKKVESSYRELIEQEIQNYQRSWLRVTEHLTERNIPAFQPGTKLKDKERQIIKDKFKGFNDGLEELCKIQQGWAVPDKEQRDAIRQAEKRVVSEAYRAFLHRCANISFTKNPEKYHRYSPEQVEDMIDRLFDTSA from the exons ATGATCCCAACCGAAGACGCGTCCGCTCGGAAGCGGGAGATCGAGGACAAACTCCAGCAG GAGCAAGAAACTCTGTCTTTTATTCGTGAAAGCCTGGAGAAGAGTGATCAGCTCACTAAAGGAATG GTGTCCATCCTGTCCTCGTTCGAGAGCCGTCTGATGCAGCTGGAGAACTCCATCATCCCGGTCCATAAGCAGACGGAGAACCTGCAGCGACTGCAGGAGAACGTGGATAAAACCCTCTCCTGCATGGATCACGTCATCAGTTATTATCACGTGGCCAAAGACACCGACAAGATCATCCGGGAAGG GCCTGCAGGTCGTCTGGATGAGTATCTGGCCTGCATCGCAAAGATCCAGAAAGCCGTGGAGTATTTTCAGGACAACAATCCCGACAGTCCCGAGCTCAACACAGTG AAAGCACGCTTCGAGAAGGGGAAGGAGCTGCTGGAGGCGGAGTTTCGCAGCCTTCTGACCCGCTACAGCAAGCCAGTGCCGCCCGTCCTCATCCTGGACGCCATCGGAGGAGACGAGGACATGGAGGTGCAGGAGGACGTGACCCTGGAGCACCTGCCCGAAGCCGTCCTGCAGGACATCATCTGCATCTCTGCCTGGCTGCTGGAGTACGGACGCAACCAAG ACTTCATGAACGTGTATTTCCAGGTCCGGTCCAGTCAGCTGGATCGCTCCATTAAGGGTCTAAAGGAGCATTTCCGTAAGAACAGCGCCAGCTCTGCCATCCACTCGCCCGCCGTTCAGACCAAACGCAAGGAGACGCCCACCAAGAAGCCTCCCAAACGACCAG TCTACATCCCAG GTTTCGATCATGACCTGCGAGGGGTTAAGCACCTGTCTGACGACAAGCATGGCGCGGCTGCAG ggaaGGATGACGTGTTGGACATCGAGATCGATTCGTACATCCACTGCATCAGTGCGTTTGTGAAGCTGGCTCAGAGCGAATACGCTTTACTGACCGAGATCATCCCAGAACATCACCAGAAGAAGACCTTCGACTCACTCATCCAG GAAGCGCTGGATAATCTGATGCTGGAGGGTGATAACATCGTCTCTGCGGCGCGGCGAGCCATCATGAGACACGATTACTCCGCTGTGCTGACCATCTTCCCCATCCTGCGCCATCTCAAGCAGACCAAGCCAGACTTTGACGCCACGCTACAG GGAACGGCTGCCAGCACCAAGAACAAGCTCCCAGCTCTCATCACTTCTATGGAGAGCATCGGAGCCAAAGCGCTGGAGGAGTTCGCCGACAGCATTAAG AACGATCCAGATAAAGAGTACAACATGCCGAAAGACGGAACCGTCCACGAGCTCACCAGCAAT GCAATCCTGTTCCTGCAGCAGCTGCTGGACTTCCAGGAAACAGCCGGAGCGATGCTGGCCTCTCAGG TACTCGGGGACACTTACAATATTCCTTTAGACCCCCGAG AGAGCAGCTCGTCCGCCAGCAGCTACAGTTCAGAGTTCAGCAGGAGACTCCTGAGCACATACAtct ataaAGTCCTGGGTAACCTGCAGCTGAATCTGTCAAACAAAGCTAAAGTGTATGAAGATCCGGCCCTGCGCGCCGTCTTCCTTCACAACAACTACAACTACATCCTCAAATCCCTGGAGAA GTCGGAGCTGATTCAGCTGGTCGCTGTGACACATAAGAAGGTGGAGAGTTCGTACAGAGAGCTGATCGAGCAGGAGATCCAGAATTACCAGCGCAG CTGGCTGAGGGTCACCGAGCATCTGACAGAGAGAAACATCCCAGCATTCCAGCCTGGAACCAAA CTCAAAGACAAGGAGCGACAGATCATCAAGGACAAGTTCAAG ggtttTAATGACGGTCTGGAGGAGCTGTGTAAGATCCAGCAGGGCTGGGCGGTTCCTGATAAAGAGCAGCGGGATGCCATCCGTCAGGCTGAGAAGAGAGTGGTTTCAGAGGCGTACAGAGCCTTCCTTCACCG ATGCGCAAACATCTCCTTCACCAAGAACCCAGAGAAGTACCACCGCTACTCTCCGGAGCAGGTGGAGGACATGATTGACAGGCTCTTTGACACCTCAGCTTAG